The following are encoded in a window of Gramella sp. MT6 genomic DNA:
- a CDS encoding DUF5689 domain-containing protein produces the protein MKNRSLLMIVIVLLLCSCVKTDDYDSPDISIPDITITGDLTSIMAVKGNFDPVTGQIYTFQNSETWFEGYVISSDAGGNFYKEIILQDKPEDPTSGIQILLDDNSLYETFDIGRKVLVKLDGLSLGFNNGVLQLGIQNLGDVVAIPNALIQDHVFRTEVKKDIKPLSVNIDDFSEELKNLYIKITNVQFDPNLVRTDNLYSFASNTVDQYDGKRQLISCETGSTSILSTSTFSDFKSLLLPTGSGSIEGILTRDFYDEHYVVVINTPDALKMYEERCDPIYLDCGNNLIGGTEILLEENFDGVTSNTTLNSRGWTNINVSGGEKKFAPTLSAGNRVLRISAYNTIESPLEAWLVTPEINLDETNMEVLIFDMLSSYDNGLFMKVFITSDFTGDPRTTHWTELDANIPLGPSGANSNIFRESKIDISCLEGEVWIGFRYLGAAPDKTTTYDLDNIRVIGE, from the coding sequence ATGAAGAATAGATCTTTACTGATGATTGTAATAGTCTTACTACTTTGTTCTTGCGTGAAGACAGATGATTATGATTCTCCAGATATCAGCATTCCAGATATTACTATTACAGGTGACCTCACCTCGATAATGGCTGTTAAAGGAAATTTTGATCCAGTTACCGGACAGATTTACACCTTTCAGAATTCAGAAACGTGGTTTGAAGGCTATGTGATCTCAAGTGATGCCGGTGGTAATTTTTATAAAGAAATTATTTTACAGGATAAGCCTGAAGATCCCACTTCAGGAATCCAGATCCTTTTAGATGATAATTCGCTCTATGAAACTTTTGATATTGGCAGAAAAGTTTTGGTGAAACTAGATGGTTTAAGTCTCGGTTTTAATAATGGTGTTTTACAATTGGGAATTCAGAATCTTGGCGATGTCGTGGCAATTCCAAATGCTCTTATCCAGGATCATGTTTTTAGGACGGAGGTGAAAAAGGATATCAAACCACTTTCAGTGAATATTGATGATTTCTCTGAAGAGTTAAAGAACCTATATATTAAAATAACTAATGTCCAGTTCGATCCGAATCTGGTAAGGACAGATAATCTATATTCTTTTGCTTCTAATACAGTAGATCAATATGATGGTAAAAGACAACTCATAAGTTGCGAAACAGGATCCACTTCAATCTTAAGTACCAGTACATTTTCAGATTTTAAGTCTTTACTGTTGCCAACTGGTAGTGGCAGTATTGAAGGTATACTAACCCGTGATTTTTATGATGAGCATTATGTTGTGGTTATTAATACTCCAGATGCTTTGAAGATGTATGAGGAGCGCTGTGACCCTATCTACCTTGATTGCGGAAATAATTTGATTGGAGGTACTGAAATCTTGCTGGAAGAAAACTTCGATGGAGTGACTTCCAATACCACTTTGAACTCTCGTGGCTGGACCAATATTAATGTGAGCGGGGGAGAAAAGAAATTTGCACCTACCTTATCTGCGGGCAACAGGGTCCTGAGAATTTCGGCCTACAATACTATTGAAAGTCCATTGGAAGCCTGGCTCGTTACTCCAGAGATCAATCTGGATGAAACCAATATGGAAGTTTTGATCTTTGATATGCTTTCGTCCTATGATAACGGACTTTTTATGAAGGTCTTTATTACTTCAGACTTCACTGGAGATCCACGAACTACTCATTGGACTGAGCTGGATGCAAATATTCCTTTAGGTCCTTCGGGTGCAAATTCTAACATTTTCAGGGAATCAAAGATCGATATTTCCTGCCTGGAAGGGGAGGTGTGGATTGGTTTCAGGTACTTGGGAGCCGCCCCAGATAAAACTACTACCTATGATCTGGATAATATAAGGGTGATTGGAGAATAA
- the mfd gene encoding transcription-repair coupling factor, translating into MSTSLIAQNFAQSPQQKELRKAIAASEKNRSNIHLKGLVGSALSFVAADAFKESDHPFLMIFNDKEEAAYYLNDLEQLVGEKNVLFYPGSYRRPYQIEETDNANVLLRAEVLNRINSRKKPALIVTYPEALFEKVVTRKELDRSTLKIAIGDELSIDFVNEVLFEYQFKRVDFVTEPGEFSVRGGIIDVFSFSHDEPYRIEFFGDEVDSIRTFDVETQLSTDKKKKISVMPNVENKHLDEVRESFLKYISEKTIVFIKNLDLLAAQADKLFKKAEDAFRQLSEDIKHSEPKELFCNGELIKKQLLDFSSVELSTQAFFKADRFIEFNTKPQPSFNKQFDLLIENLIENQEAGYTNFICCVSEQQAKRFHDIFEDQEKEVEYQTPVFSMFQGFIDENSKTVCYTDHQIFERYHKFHLKNGYAKKQAITLKELTNLEVGDYVTHIDHGIGKFGGLQKIDVEGKKQEAIKLIYGERDILYLSIHSLHKISKFNGKDGKPPKIYKLGSNAWKNLKKKTKARVKHIAYDLIKLYARRRMEKGFKYDPDSYLQHELEASFMYEDTPDQSSATAAVKADMENERPMDRLVCGDVGFGKTEIAIRAAFKAVDNNKQVAILVPTTILAFQHHQTFSERLKDFPVRIDYLNRFRTAKERKETLADLEAGKVDIIIGTHQLVSKSVKFKDLGLLIVDEEQKFGVAVKDKLKTIKENVDTLTLTATPIPRTLQFSLMAARDLSTITTPPPNRYPIESHVIRFSEETIRDAISYEIQRGGQVFFIHNRVENIKEVAGMIQRLVPDAKIGVGHGQMEGKKLEKLMLSFINGEFDVLVSTTIVESGLDVSEANTIFINNANNFGLSDLHQMRGRVGRSNKKAFCYFITPPYSAMTEDARKRITALEQFSELGSGFNIAMKDLEIRGAGDLLGGEQSGFINDIGFDTYQKILNEAIEELKENEFRDLYAETEDLEHKDFVKDTQIDTDFELLFPDDYINNITERLNLYTKLNELKTEEELQKFEAELVDRFGELPTRAVDLLNSVRIKWIAAKIGLERVIMKKNKFVGYFISDQKSRFYQTNNFTKVLQYVQTHRQNCTMKEKETRNGLKLLLTFDRITSVEKALKVLEPLDFREKKEEVVS; encoded by the coding sequence ATGAGTACAAGTCTTATCGCCCAAAATTTCGCACAGTCCCCTCAACAAAAGGAACTGCGAAAAGCTATTGCCGCTTCTGAAAAAAATCGCTCTAATATTCATCTTAAAGGTCTTGTAGGTTCAGCCCTATCCTTTGTAGCAGCAGATGCTTTTAAGGAGTCTGATCACCCTTTCCTGATGATCTTTAATGATAAGGAAGAAGCCGCATATTATCTAAACGACCTGGAACAATTAGTTGGCGAAAAGAATGTGCTTTTCTATCCCGGAAGCTACCGCAGGCCTTATCAGATCGAAGAGACCGATAATGCAAATGTTCTTTTACGGGCGGAAGTACTTAACCGGATTAACTCCAGGAAGAAGCCGGCCTTGATCGTCACCTATCCCGAAGCTTTATTCGAAAAGGTGGTGACCAGAAAAGAACTTGACCGTAGTACCTTAAAAATTGCCATTGGCGATGAGTTATCCATTGATTTTGTAAATGAAGTGCTTTTTGAATACCAGTTCAAAAGGGTGGATTTTGTTACTGAGCCGGGAGAATTTTCGGTTCGCGGTGGAATTATAGATGTGTTTTCTTTCAGCCATGATGAGCCTTACCGGATAGAATTTTTTGGAGATGAAGTAGACAGTATCAGGACCTTTGATGTGGAAACTCAGCTTTCCACAGATAAAAAGAAGAAGATCTCAGTCATGCCGAATGTGGAAAACAAACATTTGGACGAAGTAAGGGAAAGCTTTTTAAAATATATTTCAGAGAAGACCATTGTCTTTATCAAGAACCTGGATCTGCTTGCGGCACAGGCCGACAAGCTATTCAAAAAAGCCGAAGACGCATTCAGACAACTTTCTGAAGACATTAAGCATAGTGAACCTAAAGAACTGTTTTGTAATGGCGAGCTTATCAAAAAGCAATTGTTGGATTTTTCTTCAGTGGAACTTAGTACCCAGGCATTTTTTAAAGCAGACAGGTTTATAGAATTCAACACTAAACCTCAGCCTTCTTTCAATAAGCAATTTGATCTTCTAATAGAAAATCTTATTGAAAACCAGGAAGCCGGTTACACCAATTTTATTTGCTGCGTAAGCGAGCAGCAGGCAAAGCGTTTCCACGATATTTTTGAAGATCAGGAGAAAGAAGTAGAATATCAAACCCCGGTATTTTCGATGTTCCAGGGTTTTATTGATGAGAACTCGAAAACCGTTTGCTATACAGACCACCAGATCTTTGAGCGTTATCATAAGTTCCACCTTAAAAATGGTTACGCCAAGAAACAGGCGATCACTCTAAAGGAATTAACCAATCTTGAAGTTGGTGACTACGTGACCCATATTGATCACGGAATTGGTAAATTTGGCGGACTACAAAAGATCGATGTTGAAGGCAAAAAACAGGAAGCCATTAAACTGATTTATGGCGAACGGGATATTTTATACCTCAGCATTCATTCTCTTCATAAGATCTCCAAATTCAACGGAAAGGACGGAAAACCTCCCAAGATCTATAAACTGGGAAGTAACGCCTGGAAAAATCTTAAAAAGAAAACCAAGGCCCGGGTCAAACATATCGCTTATGACCTTATAAAGCTTTATGCCAGACGAAGAATGGAAAAAGGATTTAAGTATGATCCAGATTCCTATTTACAACATGAGCTGGAAGCTTCTTTCATGTATGAAGATACGCCAGATCAGAGCTCTGCAACTGCAGCAGTGAAGGCCGATATGGAAAATGAAAGACCCATGGACCGCCTGGTTTGTGGAGATGTCGGTTTTGGAAAAACTGAAATTGCCATAAGAGCTGCTTTTAAAGCTGTAGATAATAATAAACAGGTTGCAATACTTGTACCTACGACTATCCTCGCTTTTCAGCATCATCAGACCTTTTCTGAAAGACTGAAAGATTTCCCGGTAAGGATAGATTATTTAAACCGTTTCAGAACAGCAAAAGAACGTAAAGAAACACTAGCAGATCTGGAGGCAGGAAAGGTTGACATCATCATTGGAACGCATCAACTGGTGAGCAAATCGGTGAAATTCAAGGATCTTGGATTGCTCATCGTAGATGAAGAGCAGAAATTTGGAGTTGCGGTTAAGGACAAGCTGAAAACTATCAAGGAGAACGTGGACACCTTGACACTAACAGCTACTCCTATTCCAAGAACGCTCCAATTCAGTTTGATGGCGGCACGTGACCTTTCCACTATCACCACTCCTCCACCCAATCGTTATCCTATAGAAAGTCATGTGATACGATTTTCAGAAGAGACCATCAGGGATGCGATCTCGTACGAAATTCAGCGTGGAGGCCAGGTTTTCTTTATCCATAACCGGGTAGAGAATATCAAGGAAGTCGCCGGAATGATACAGCGCCTGGTACCGGATGCTAAAATTGGCGTGGGTCATGGGCAGATGGAAGGTAAAAAACTGGAGAAACTAATGTTGAGCTTCATCAATGGTGAGTTTGATGTATTAGTATCCACAACTATTGTTGAAAGTGGTTTAGATGTTTCAGAAGCGAATACGATATTTATAAATAACGCTAATAACTTCGGACTGTCTGACCTTCACCAGATGCGGGGCCGTGTAGGTCGAAGCAATAAAAAGGCCTTCTGTTATTTTATAACGCCACCTTATTCGGCCATGACCGAAGATGCCAGAAAGCGAATTACCGCCCTGGAACAATTTTCAGAATTAGGCAGCGGATTTAATATCGCAATGAAAGATCTCGAAATTCGTGGTGCAGGTGACCTTTTAGGAGGAGAACAAAGCGGATTCATCAATGACATTGGGTTCGACACTTATCAAAAGATCCTGAACGAGGCTATAGAGGAATTGAAGGAAAATGAATTCCGTGATCTTTATGCCGAAACCGAAGACCTGGAACATAAGGATTTCGTCAAGGATACCCAGATAGACACAGATTTCGAACTCTTATTCCCTGATGATTACATAAATAATATTACCGAAAGGCTTAATCTTTATACCAAACTGAATGAGCTTAAAACCGAGGAGGAGCTTCAGAAATTCGAAGCAGAATTGGTCGATAGGTTTGGTGAGTTACCTACTCGGGCGGTTGATCTGCTGAATTCAGTAAGAATAAAATGGATCGCTGCGAAAATTGGTTTGGAGCGTGTTATCATGAAGAAGAACAAGTTTGTAGGTTATTTTATTTCTGACCAAAAATCCAGGTTCTATCAGACCAATAATTTCACAAAGGTGCTGCAATATGTGCAAACGCACAGGCAGAACTGCACGATGAAAGAAAAAGAAACCCGAAACGGCTTAAAGCTACTTTTAACCTTTGACAGGATCACCTCTGTAGAAAAAGCTCTGAAGGTGCTGGAACCACTTGATTTTAGAGAGAAGAAGGAAGAGGTTGTGAGTTAA
- a CDS encoding NAD(P)/FAD-dependent oxidoreductase → MGFEEFDVFVIGTGTAGKSVAKECVAEGLKVAIADNREYGGTCANRGCDPKKVLVGLTEILDRAEKMKGHGITQMPEFSWKDLMEFKKTFTSAVPAATEKDMEKLGIKMYHQSPKFLDETTLSVEGKTVTAKKIVIATGNKAFELPIHGRDLPIISDDFLELEELPESMIFIGAGYIGMEFAHIAARCGVDVTVIDGESRALNNFDEDMVKHIQDASEDIGIKFIFDAEVTKVEKLQTNYRVTADRKGKKVQIKAKLVVNAAGRVPSIEDLDLEKGNVEYTKRGITVNENLQNPGNKNVYACGDVSASEGLPLTPLSSQEARVVATNILNKDRAKKVDFPPQPSVVFTLPNLASVGINEKEAKEKGYNFKVEQKLAPKWFNAKRINDPYYAYKILVDKDSGLVLGAHLVGPEAGEMINMFVMAMCGKLPCEILKGMIFSYPSWGSDIKAMV, encoded by the coding sequence ATGGGATTTGAGGAATTTGATGTTTTTGTGATAGGTACCGGGACGGCTGGTAAAAGTGTTGCTAAGGAGTGTGTTGCTGAAGGTTTGAAGGTGGCAATTGCCGATAATCGAGAATATGGTGGTACCTGTGCAAACCGTGGTTGTGATCCTAAGAAAGTTTTAGTTGGACTCACCGAAATCCTGGATAGAGCTGAAAAAATGAAGGGACACGGCATTACGCAAATGCCAGAATTCAGTTGGAAAGATCTGATGGAGTTCAAGAAAACATTTACCAGTGCGGTACCGGCTGCCACAGAAAAAGATATGGAGAAGCTTGGTATTAAAATGTATCATCAATCACCAAAATTCCTTGATGAAACTACACTTTCAGTCGAAGGAAAAACAGTTACTGCAAAAAAGATCGTGATCGCTACTGGAAATAAGGCTTTTGAATTGCCTATTCACGGACGTGATCTTCCTATTATCAGTGATGATTTTCTTGAACTGGAAGAGCTTCCTGAAAGTATGATATTCATCGGAGCAGGTTATATTGGGATGGAATTTGCCCATATTGCCGCAAGATGCGGGGTGGACGTTACGGTCATCGATGGAGAATCCAGGGCATTGAATAATTTCGATGAAGATATGGTGAAGCATATACAGGATGCATCAGAAGATATTGGTATAAAATTCATTTTTGATGCGGAAGTGACCAAAGTTGAGAAGCTGCAAACTAATTATAGAGTTACGGCAGACAGAAAAGGAAAAAAAGTGCAAATAAAGGCAAAACTGGTCGTGAATGCTGCCGGTAGAGTTCCGTCAATAGAAGATTTGGACCTTGAGAAAGGGAATGTAGAATATACTAAGAGGGGAATCACAGTTAATGAGAATTTACAGAACCCAGGAAATAAGAATGTATATGCCTGTGGAGATGTCTCGGCCAGTGAAGGTTTACCTCTAACTCCGTTGTCTTCCCAGGAAGCACGTGTTGTTGCGACCAATATTTTGAATAAAGACAGAGCTAAAAAGGTTGATTTTCCGCCACAACCATCGGTAGTTTTTACACTTCCTAATCTGGCTTCAGTAGGAATTAACGAAAAGGAAGCGAAGGAAAAAGGCTATAATTTTAAAGTAGAGCAGAAACTGGCGCCAAAATGGTTCAATGCCAAAAGGATCAATGATCCCTATTATGCCTATAAGATTCTAGTTGATAAAGATAGCGGACTTGTTTTAGGCGCTCATTTAGTAGGGCCAGAAGCAGGCGAAATGATCAACATGTTCGTGATGGCCATGTGTGGTAAATTACCTTGTGAAATCCTGAAAGGTATGATCTTTTCTTATCCTAGCTGGGGGAGCGATATAAAAGCAATGGTCTAG
- a CDS encoding tryptophan-rich sensory protein, protein MVKRLAVLNFLSVIIAILTNFYAQTGRINNTTIGELSKKYSNLFTPADYAFSIWGLIYIGLLSFSGFMLHQAFTNGKYTEFINKTSFWFIIANIGTSLWVVAWLYEYTGLSVAIMFLILAKLLKIVLNNDMELWDAPFNIIAFYWWPICLYSGWISVASIANMASWLTLIGWDGAIFSEVDWTVIMIGVAVIINLLMIHLRNMREFALVGVWALAAIYVRHQGTEEFIAKTALAGAILLFLNISYHGFINRKENPMYRFIHGKKS, encoded by the coding sequence ATGGTAAAAAGACTGGCCGTTCTCAATTTTCTATCAGTGATCATTGCTATTCTAACAAATTTCTATGCGCAAACCGGTAGAATAAATAACACGACCATTGGAGAATTAAGTAAAAAGTATTCCAACCTTTTTACCCCTGCTGATTATGCTTTTTCTATTTGGGGATTGATCTATATAGGATTACTTTCCTTTTCTGGATTCATGCTTCATCAGGCTTTTACCAACGGGAAATACACCGAATTTATAAACAAAACATCATTTTGGTTCATAATCGCTAATATCGGGACAAGCCTATGGGTCGTGGCATGGCTATACGAATATACTGGTCTTTCGGTCGCCATCATGTTCCTTATTCTGGCAAAACTACTCAAGATAGTTCTAAACAATGATATGGAACTATGGGATGCTCCTTTTAATATTATTGCTTTTTACTGGTGGCCAATATGCCTTTATTCTGGTTGGATAAGCGTGGCCAGTATAGCAAATATGGCGTCCTGGCTTACCTTGATAGGTTGGGATGGAGCTATATTTTCTGAAGTTGACTGGACGGTGATCATGATAGGGGTCGCTGTGATAATAAACCTTTTAATGATACATCTTCGCAATATGCGTGAATTCGCATTGGTAGGAGTCTGGGCTCTTGCCGCAATTTACGTAAGACATCAGGGAACCGAAGAATTTATCGCTAAAACAGCTTTAGCAGGAGCTATTCTTTTATTTCTGAATATTTCTTACCACGGATTTATAAACCGAAAAGAAAACCCCATGTACCGCTTTATTCACGGGAAGAAAAGCTAG
- the pdeM gene encoding ligase-associated DNA damage response endonuclease PdeM, whose amino-acid sequence MNLNIKIREQDFVLHPYGAAYWPEQEVLLVADVHLGKVSHFRKHGSAVPLKATSENFIKLDQLRKEFDPEHIVFLGDLFHSSMNLEWNMFEEWIASIDNRVHLIVGNHDIISPLKYQTLGISIFPEVKVSGFHLTHHPTETPGHFNICGHIHPGIKMKGAGKQSLKLPCFFRSSNQMILPAFGEFTGNYIMEPEEGDRVFAITGKEVILIN is encoded by the coding sequence ATGAACTTAAATATTAAGATCCGGGAACAGGACTTCGTATTACATCCATATGGGGCTGCATACTGGCCAGAACAGGAAGTTTTACTCGTAGCCGATGTACATTTGGGGAAAGTATCCCATTTCAGAAAACACGGGAGTGCGGTTCCGTTAAAAGCGACTTCAGAGAATTTCATAAAACTGGATCAGCTGCGAAAAGAATTCGACCCGGAACATATCGTTTTTCTGGGAGATCTTTTCCATAGTTCCATGAACCTGGAGTGGAATATGTTTGAAGAATGGATTGCCAGTATAGATAACCGTGTTCATTTGATCGTTGGGAATCACGATATCATATCTCCTTTAAAATATCAAACTCTTGGTATCAGTATTTTTCCCGAAGTTAAAGTATCTGGATTCCATTTAACCCACCACCCTACTGAAACACCAGGTCATTTCAATATTTGTGGTCATATTCATCCAGGAATTAAAATGAAAGGTGCCGGAAAACAGTCTTTAAAACTCCCATGCTTTTTTAGAAGCAGCAATCAAATGATCTTACCTGCGTTTGGAGAGTTTACAGGCAATTACATTATGGAACCTGAAGAAGGAGATCGTGTTTTTGCTATTACGGGCAAAGAAGTTATTCTGATAAATTAA
- a CDS encoding methionine aminotransferase has translation MENTTHKSKLPGIKTSIFSIMSKMANDYNAINLSQGFPNFETDKALKKLVTKAMNDGHNQYPPGPGVKILREQISKKIVSLYGKTYDPDTEITITCGATQALYSAITAFVHRDDEVIVLKPAYDSYEPTIKQNGGIPVQIQLKGEDFKVDWEEVGSAVSSATKMIIINTPHNPSGKILTERDMQELQKILSGTKIILLSDEVYEHLIFDGKTHESASRYPKLAERAIVCASFGKTFHNTGWKTGYCVAPASLMKEVRKIHEIAVFSVNHPMQVAYAEYLKDPEHYLELSKFYQNKRDLFLNLIKDSRFSYTPSDGTYYQILNFSAITDEYDVDFAVRLLKEEGLASIPVSVFNINEKDNSQLRFCFAKTDETLEKAAEILCKL, from the coding sequence TTGGAAAACACTACCCATAAGTCTAAATTACCCGGAATTAAGACTAGTATTTTCTCAATCATGAGTAAAATGGCTAATGATTATAATGCCATAAATCTCTCCCAGGGATTCCCGAATTTTGAAACAGATAAGGCTTTAAAAAAGCTTGTGACCAAGGCAATGAATGATGGTCACAACCAATATCCTCCCGGCCCTGGCGTAAAAATATTACGAGAGCAGATCTCTAAAAAAATAGTATCATTATATGGTAAGACTTACGATCCAGACACAGAGATAACCATTACCTGTGGAGCTACCCAGGCGTTATATTCGGCGATCACGGCCTTTGTGCATAGAGATGATGAGGTGATCGTGCTTAAACCTGCCTACGACAGTTACGAACCAACTATTAAACAAAATGGAGGTATTCCAGTTCAGATCCAGTTAAAAGGAGAGGATTTTAAAGTTGATTGGGAAGAGGTTGGGTCGGCAGTAAGTTCTGCTACTAAAATGATCATTATTAACACTCCGCACAATCCTTCCGGAAAAATACTTACCGAAAGGGATATGCAAGAATTGCAGAAAATCCTTTCAGGAACAAAAATCATACTATTAAGCGACGAGGTTTATGAACATCTTATTTTTGATGGCAAAACCCATGAGAGTGCTTCCAGGTATCCAAAATTAGCCGAGAGAGCTATTGTTTGCGCATCCTTCGGCAAGACATTTCACAATACAGGCTGGAAAACGGGTTATTGCGTCGCCCCGGCTTCATTAATGAAGGAGGTAAGAAAAATACACGAGATCGCGGTCTTTTCAGTGAATCATCCAATGCAGGTTGCCTATGCCGAATACTTAAAGGATCCTGAACACTATCTCGAACTTTCAAAATTCTATCAGAACAAACGAGATCTTTTCTTAAATTTAATCAAAGATTCCAGGTTCAGTTATACCCCCTCTGACGGAACTTATTACCAGATATTAAATTTTTCTGCGATCACAGATGAGTATGATGTTGATTTCGCAGTAAGACTATTAAAGGAAGAAGGACTAGCCTCTATCCCAGTTTCTGTCTTCAATATAAACGAGAAAGATAACAGCCAGCTTAGATTTTGTTTTGCAAAAACTGACGAAACATTAGAAAAAGCTGCAGAAATACTTTGTAAGCTATAG
- a CDS encoding succinate dehydrogenase/fumarate reductase iron-sulfur subunit, with amino-acid sequence MNLTLKIWRQKNADTKGKMVTYQVSDISNDMSFLEMMDVLNEQLISKGDEPVAFDHDCREGICGSCNLQINGEPHGPDRGVTTCQLHMRKFNDGDTIVIEPFRAKAFPVIKDLVVDRSAFDRIQQAGGYISVNTSGNTQDANSIPVEKENADMSFYAATCIGCGACVAACKNASAMLFTSAKVSQFALLPQGEVEADRRVLQMVEQMDKEGFGNCTNTGACEIECPKGISLENIARMNREYLKASIK; translated from the coding sequence ATGAACCTTACACTAAAAATATGGCGTCAGAAAAACGCCGACACAAAAGGAAAAATGGTAACCTATCAGGTTTCTGACATTTCTAATGATATGTCTTTTCTTGAAATGATGGATGTTCTTAATGAGCAACTGATCAGTAAAGGGGATGAACCTGTAGCTTTTGATCATGACTGTCGTGAGGGAATTTGCGGGTCATGTAACTTACAGATAAATGGTGAACCTCACGGTCCAGATCGTGGTGTTACCACCTGCCAGCTGCATATGAGAAAGTTCAACGACGGTGATACCATTGTTATTGAACCATTCAGAGCTAAGGCTTTTCCAGTGATCAAGGATCTGGTAGTAGATCGTAGCGCATTTGACAGGATACAACAGGCAGGAGGATATATATCTGTAAATACTTCAGGAAATACCCAGGATGCAAACTCTATTCCTGTAGAAAAAGAAAATGCCGACATGTCTTTCTATGCTGCCACCTGTATAGGATGTGGTGCCTGCGTAGCCGCATGTAAAAATGCAAGTGCCATGTTATTCACCTCAGCGAAAGTAAGTCAATTCGCACTTTTACCGCAAGGAGAAGTTGAAGCAGACCGAAGAGTTTTACAAATGGTAGAGCAAATGGATAAGGAAGGTTTTGGTAACTGTACCAACACTGGAGCATGTGAAATTGAATGCCCTAAAGGAATTTCTTTAGAGAACATCGCAAGAATGAACAGGGAATACCTAAAAGCGAGTATTAAGTAA